From Draconibacterium halophilum, one genomic window encodes:
- a CDS encoding GNAT family N-acetyltransferase, giving the protein MELIQVTGKHLVDDFHKVPKVIYKKDRNWIPQLRAMIENTFDPAKNSRFQKGDARRWILKSDEKLIGRIAAFYDDDYSSSYDQPTGCCGFFECVNNERAAFKLFNVAYEWLKENGMEAMDGPVNFDENFFFWGLLKDGFRPQTFGMNYNPPYYNDLFATYGFKTYYEQYSYSLDITNPDLPDRFWKIAEWVAKKPGYSFEHFSLKNQDKYLRDFIEIHEKAWGNHSNYKPIEFKLLKDLLASAKVILDEEFIWYAYHNGKPIAFFMQVLDLNQIIKKLKTGKLSFWDGIKLLYLKKRKTITRCRVIVLGVVPGYQGKGIESAIFYHLKKVLLRKSWYNDMEMSWIGDFNPKMIAMFKAFGADQTQTHSTLRYLFDREKEFVRAPIID; this is encoded by the coding sequence ATGGAGCTTATTCAGGTTACCGGTAAACACCTGGTAGACGATTTTCATAAAGTACCGAAAGTAATTTACAAAAAGGATAGAAACTGGATCCCCCAGCTTCGGGCGATGATCGAAAATACGTTTGATCCGGCAAAGAACAGCCGTTTTCAGAAAGGCGATGCCCGGCGATGGATTCTAAAAAGTGACGAGAAGCTAATTGGAAGGATTGCCGCATTTTATGACGATGATTATTCCTCGAGCTACGATCAGCCAACAGGCTGTTGTGGTTTTTTCGAGTGTGTAAACAACGAGCGCGCTGCTTTTAAACTGTTCAATGTGGCTTACGAGTGGCTAAAAGAAAATGGGATGGAAGCTATGGATGGCCCGGTAAATTTCGATGAGAATTTCTTTTTCTGGGGATTGCTAAAAGACGGATTTCGGCCGCAAACGTTTGGAATGAATTACAATCCGCCCTACTACAATGATTTATTCGCCACCTACGGTTTTAAAACCTATTACGAACAGTACAGCTATTCGTTAGACATAACGAACCCTGATTTGCCCGATCGTTTCTGGAAAATTGCAGAATGGGTGGCAAAAAAGCCGGGCTATTCTTTCGAGCACTTTTCTTTAAAAAATCAGGATAAATACCTTCGCGACTTTATTGAGATTCATGAAAAAGCCTGGGGGAATCACAGTAACTATAAACCAATTGAATTTAAGCTGTTGAAAGATCTTTTGGCGAGCGCAAAAGTTATTTTAGATGAGGAATTTATTTGGTATGCATACCACAACGGAAAACCCATTGCCTTTTTTATGCAGGTACTTGATTTGAACCAAATTATTAAAAAGCTAAAAACAGGGAAACTGAGCTTTTGGGACGGAATTAAACTGCTGTATTTAAAAAAACGAAAAACAATCACTCGCTGCCGGGTTATTGTTTTGGGGGTGGTTCCGGGCTACCAGGGTAAAGGAATTGAATCAGCTATTTTTTATCATCTGAAGAAAGTGCTGTTACGGAAATCGTGGTACAATGATATGGAAATGAGTTGGATTGGAGACTTTAATCCAAAGATGATTGCCATGTTTAAAGCGTTTGGAGCTGACCAAACACAAACGCACTCTACACTGCGTTATTTGTTCGACCGGGAAAAAGAATTTGTACGGGCTCCGATTATTGATTAA
- a CDS encoding GNAT family N-acetyltransferase yields MQLLEVVDKRTKKQFHQVPNIIYKNDPNWAAPLQGMVEGIFDPKKNKTFRNGKAIRWVLVDDNDNLIGRIAAFINFNLAKTYEQPTGGCGFFECIDDQEAANLLFKAAADWNTENGMEAMDGPINFGENYVNWGLLVDGFMPQGFGMPYNPKYYEKLFREFGFEVYFEQYSFHLDYTVPFPERFWKIAGWVAKKPQYQFKHFDFKQAHKFVKDFCTVYDAAWSFHEHYKPLDPDDLHDFLTESKAILDPEMIWYAYADGRPIAVFVMIPDINQLLIKLNGKLNLPGILKFFYYKKKKVINRTRIFLMGVDPKFQRAGIESGIFWHQEQIMKKKSHQHYKEVELSWAGDFNPKIIAIYEATGAKKAKTHYTMRYMFDRSKKVTKAPSIS; encoded by the coding sequence ATGCAGTTACTAGAAGTTGTAGACAAACGGACAAAAAAACAATTTCACCAGGTACCGAACATCATTTATAAGAATGATCCGAACTGGGCCGCTCCTTTGCAGGGGATGGTTGAAGGAATTTTCGATCCAAAAAAGAATAAGACTTTTCGCAATGGGAAAGCCATTCGCTGGGTTTTGGTTGACGACAATGACAATTTAATTGGCCGGATTGCTGCATTTATAAATTTCAACCTCGCAAAAACATACGAGCAACCAACAGGTGGCTGTGGTTTTTTCGAGTGTATTGATGATCAGGAAGCAGCAAATTTACTATTCAAAGCGGCTGCCGATTGGAATACGGAAAATGGTATGGAAGCCATGGACGGGCCGATAAATTTTGGCGAGAATTACGTAAACTGGGGCTTGCTGGTTGATGGATTTATGCCACAGGGATTTGGCATGCCCTATAATCCAAAATATTACGAAAAGCTTTTTCGCGAGTTTGGTTTCGAGGTTTATTTCGAGCAGTATTCTTTTCACCTCGATTATACCGTTCCGTTTCCCGAACGTTTTTGGAAAATTGCCGGCTGGGTAGCTAAAAAACCACAATATCAGTTTAAACATTTCGATTTTAAACAGGCTCATAAGTTTGTGAAAGATTTCTGTACGGTTTATGATGCAGCCTGGTCGTTTCACGAACATTACAAACCGCTTGATCCGGACGATCTTCACGATTTTCTGACAGAGTCGAAAGCGATTCTCGACCCCGAGATGATCTGGTATGCGTACGCTGATGGTAGGCCGATTGCTGTGTTTGTGATGATTCCTGATATTAATCAGCTACTCATAAAACTAAATGGAAAACTGAATTTGCCGGGTATTTTAAAGTTTTTTTACTACAAAAAGAAAAAGGTAATTAACCGTACCCGAATCTTCCTGATGGGGGTAGATCCGAAATTCCAGCGAGCTGGAATTGAATCAGGGATATTCTGGCACCAGGAACAAATAATGAAAAAGAAATCGCACCAACATTATAAAGAAGTTGAATTGTCGTGGGCGGGTGATTTCAACCCGAAAATTATTGCCATATACGAGGCAACAGGCGCTAAAAAGGCCAAAACACATTACACAATGCGGTATATGTTCGACCGGAGTAAAAAGGTGACAAAAGCACCATCGATCAGTTAG
- a CDS encoding DNA alkylation repair protein: MDFILDNQETEKKFQQLIKVIRLRQSGEVAEAMKERGISYKVSWGVSLLDMREIAQSYEADHLLALKLWNKQWRETMILATLIDNPAEVTEEQMDFWTKSFENIEIAEQASTNLWVKSKFAFVKALEWCRGKKHLVRFTGVHLIGRLAITDKKAIDEMFEPFFEELTTLAKDKKLYTPIYRSVIGMGSRSKVLNEQCIELTKQFQLSESENAVKLGESLFDELGSEYVQERFQE, translated from the coding sequence ATGGATTTTATTCTCGATAATCAGGAAACGGAAAAAAAATTTCAGCAGCTGATAAAAGTTATCAGGCTACGGCAAAGTGGAGAAGTGGCAGAGGCAATGAAAGAGCGTGGAATTTCGTATAAAGTAAGTTGGGGCGTGTCGTTGCTCGATATGCGCGAAATTGCCCAATCGTATGAAGCCGATCATTTACTGGCGCTTAAACTTTGGAACAAACAATGGCGCGAAACCATGATATTAGCCACTCTCATTGATAATCCGGCGGAAGTGACCGAGGAACAAATGGATTTTTGGACAAAAAGTTTTGAGAATATCGAAATTGCTGAGCAAGCCTCAACCAACCTTTGGGTGAAAAGTAAGTTTGCATTTGTAAAAGCGCTGGAGTGGTGCCGCGGTAAAAAACATCTGGTGCGCTTTACCGGAGTTCACCTGATTGGGCGACTGGCAATAACCGACAAAAAAGCAATCGACGAAATGTTTGAACCGTTTTTCGAGGAGCTGACAACACTGGCAAAAGACAAAAAATTGTATACCCCAATCTATCGTTCGGTAATTGGTATGGGAAGCCGCTCGAAAGTGCTGAACGAACAATGCATTGAGCTGACAAAACAATTTCAGTTGAGCGAATCGGAAAATGCCGTGAAGCTCGGCGAGAGTTTATTCGACGAATTAGGCAGTGAGTATGTTCAGGAACGATTTCAGGAATAA
- the lon gene encoding endopeptidase La, producing the protein MGKYKNTAFQKMFGSGMMDNESDFLPIIADGDDKDLKNVEVPSVLPILPLRNTVLFPGVVLPITVGRERSLKLIRDVNQGSKLLGTVAQKDYTIDKPEASDLYGIGTVAEIMKVLEMPDGSTSVIIQGKRRFRINEFVDEDPYFKASVEPLTDITPEDDNEFNAIVGSLKDLSIKVAQFSANVPPEATFAVKNIENSTFLINFICSNTDINVDDKQKLLEIGSLKERGVQAISFLVKEVQMLELKQDIQKKVKTDMDKQQRDFMLNQQMKTIQDELGGNPVEQEINALKEKAKEKKWNKDVDEFFHREVEKLGRLNPAAGEYSVQFTFCQTLLDLPWNEYTKDNFDLKHANKVLDEDHYGLEKVKERMLEHLAVLKLKNDMKAPILCLYGPPGVGKTSLGKSVARALGRKYARMSLGGLHDESEIRGHRKTYIGAMPGRIIQNVKKAKSSNPVFILDEIDKVSKHFHGDPASALLEVLDPEQNGEFHDNYIEQDYDLSKVMFIATANSLSTIAPPLRDRLELIEVSGYLVEEKVEIAKRHLIPKQLENHGLTKGDITFPKEVIELIIDGYTRESGVRELDKKLAKVVRRIAKKIAFEETYNKKLTKTDVREYLGVTEYSKEKYQGNHFAGVVTGLAWTAVGGEILFVETSLSKGKGALTLTGNLGDVMKESAMLAHEYLKSHAFELNLKPEVFEKWNVHVHVPEGAIPKDGPSAGVTMVTSLASAFTQRKVKKNLAMTGEITLRGKVLPVGGIKEKILAAKRAGITEIILSEQNKKNLEDIKEAYIKGLKFHFVNTIMDVLDIALLKAKVDKPMKIE; encoded by the coding sequence ATGGGTAAATATAAAAATACAGCTTTTCAAAAAATGTTCGGATCGGGAATGATGGATAACGAATCAGACTTTCTTCCAATTATTGCTGATGGCGATGACAAGGATTTAAAGAATGTGGAAGTACCGTCAGTTCTTCCAATTTTGCCCTTACGTAATACCGTTTTGTTTCCGGGGGTGGTTTTACCAATTACCGTTGGTCGCGAGCGATCGTTAAAATTAATTCGCGATGTAAACCAGGGAAGCAAATTACTGGGTACCGTTGCGCAAAAGGATTATACGATTGACAAGCCCGAAGCAAGCGACTTGTACGGAATAGGTACGGTGGCCGAAATTATGAAGGTGTTGGAAATGCCCGACGGATCGACTTCTGTAATTATTCAGGGAAAACGACGATTTCGAATTAATGAGTTTGTAGACGAAGATCCTTATTTTAAAGCATCGGTTGAACCGTTGACTGATATTACTCCTGAGGACGACAATGAGTTTAATGCCATTGTTGGATCGTTGAAAGACTTGTCGATAAAAGTTGCGCAGTTTTCGGCCAATGTGCCGCCCGAAGCAACTTTTGCCGTTAAAAATATCGAGAATTCAACTTTTCTGATCAACTTTATTTGTTCGAATACCGACATAAATGTTGACGATAAACAAAAGCTGCTGGAGATTGGAAGCCTGAAAGAACGTGGAGTGCAAGCCATTAGCTTTTTGGTGAAGGAAGTGCAGATGCTGGAGTTGAAACAGGATATTCAGAAAAAGGTGAAAACCGACATGGACAAGCAGCAACGCGATTTCATGTTGAACCAGCAAATGAAAACCATTCAGGACGAGCTGGGAGGTAATCCGGTAGAACAAGAAATAAATGCTTTAAAAGAAAAGGCAAAAGAGAAAAAGTGGAACAAAGATGTGGATGAATTTTTTCATCGCGAGGTGGAAAAACTGGGCCGATTGAATCCGGCAGCCGGCGAATATTCGGTACAGTTCACTTTCTGTCAGACTTTGCTCGATTTGCCCTGGAACGAATATACCAAAGATAATTTCGACCTGAAACATGCCAACAAAGTGTTGGATGAAGATCATTACGGTCTGGAGAAAGTGAAAGAACGTATGCTTGAGCACCTGGCCGTGTTGAAATTAAAAAACGATATGAAAGCGCCGATTCTTTGTTTATACGGCCCTCCGGGAGTTGGAAAAACATCGCTGGGGAAATCGGTTGCACGCGCTTTAGGGCGAAAATATGCACGAATGAGTTTAGGTGGGTTGCACGATGAATCAGAGATTCGCGGACACCGTAAAACGTATATCGGTGCAATGCCGGGGCGTATTATACAAAACGTAAAAAAGGCAAAATCATCGAATCCGGTGTTTATTCTGGATGAGATCGATAAAGTGTCGAAGCACTTTCATGGCGATCCGGCTTCAGCGCTGCTTGAAGTACTCGACCCGGAACAAAACGGCGAATTTCATGATAACTACATCGAACAGGATTACGACCTGTCGAAAGTAATGTTTATTGCTACAGCCAACTCACTGAGCACAATTGCACCACCATTGCGCGATCGATTGGAGTTGATTGAGGTGAGTGGTTATCTTGTAGAGGAAAAGGTAGAGATTGCAAAACGTCACCTGATTCCAAAACAGTTGGAGAATCATGGTTTAACGAAAGGGGATATTACTTTTCCTAAAGAGGTTATCGAGTTGATTATTGATGGCTACACCCGCGAAAGTGGTGTGCGTGAACTGGACAAAAAGCTGGCGAAAGTTGTTCGTCGGATTGCTAAAAAAATTGCTTTTGAGGAAACCTACAATAAAAAGCTGACCAAAACTGATGTGCGCGAATACCTTGGTGTAACCGAGTATTCAAAGGAAAAGTACCAGGGAAATCACTTTGCCGGTGTTGTAACCGGTTTGGCCTGGACTGCTGTAGGTGGCGAGATACTATTTGTGGAAACCAGCCTGAGCAAAGGAAAAGGAGCGTTAACGCTTACCGGAAACCTGGGCGATGTAATGAAAGAATCGGCAATGTTGGCACACGAGTATTTAAAATCGCATGCTTTCGAATTGAATTTAAAACCCGAGGTATTCGAGAAATGGAATGTGCATGTACACGTGCCCGAAGGCGCTATACCAAAAGATGGTCCGTCGGCCGGAGTGACAATGGTAACATCGCTGGCATCGGCATTTACACAACGTAAAGTCAAGAAAAACCTGGCAATGACTGGAGAGATAACCTTGCGCGGAAAGGTACTTCCTGTTGGAGGTATTAAGGAGAAAATTCTTGCTGCAAAACGTGCCGGAATTACTGAGATTATTCTTTCAGAACAAAACAAGAAAAATCTCGAAGATATTAAAGAGGCTTACATTAAAGGCTTGAAGTTCCACTTTGTAAATACCATTATGGATGTGCTGGATATTGCACTGCTAAAGGCTAAAGTGGATAAGCCGATGAAAATTGAGTAA
- the rbr gene encoding rubrerythrin, which translates to MTKLKGTKTEQNLLKAFAGESQARMRYDYFAKQAKKEGLEQIAAIFEETAMNEKEHAKRFFKFLEDGNAVEITASYPAGKIGTTMENLKASAEGENEEWMDLYPEFAKVAEEEGFRDIALAFKLIARVEEAHENRFRTLYNNLEEGKVFKRGDKVVWKCRNCGFIHEGTAAPKLCPACQHSQAYFEIKEANY; encoded by the coding sequence ATGACAAAGTTAAAAGGTACAAAAACCGAACAGAATTTATTAAAAGCATTTGCCGGAGAATCGCAGGCACGTATGCGTTACGATTATTTTGCGAAGCAGGCAAAAAAAGAAGGTCTGGAACAAATAGCGGCAATTTTTGAAGAAACAGCGATGAATGAAAAAGAGCATGCCAAACGTTTCTTTAAATTTTTGGAGGATGGAAATGCTGTTGAAATCACTGCAAGTTACCCGGCCGGAAAGATTGGTACTACCATGGAAAACCTGAAAGCCTCTGCCGAAGGTGAAAATGAAGAGTGGATGGATCTTTATCCTGAGTTTGCGAAAGTGGCAGAGGAAGAAGGATTTCGAGATATTGCACTTGCGTTTAAATTAATTGCCCGAGTTGAGGAGGCACATGAAAATCGCTTCCGTACTTTGTACAACAACCTTGAAGAAGGGAAAGTATTTAAGCGTGGCGATAAAGTGGTGTGGAAATGCCGTAATTGTGGTTTTATCCACGAAGGAACTGCTGCACCGAAATTATGTCCGGCTTGTCAGCACTCGCAGGCTTATTTCGAAATTAAAGAGGCAAATTATTAA
- a CDS encoding Bax inhibitor-1/YccA family protein, whose product MMNLSKSSNPVLKEKAFSRNYTAQSDVMTVHGTINKTALMLLLVIAGAVFTWNKFFDAGATTLEGGLAAVGPWLAIGGIGGFITVLVTVFRPQSSGISAPIYAVFQGLFLGGISALFEAQYSNIVMRAVMLTLAVFMMMLFLYRSGIIKVTKRFMMGVMAATAGIALVYFVSFIAGMFGAQMSFLHGNSNLSIGISLVVVAVAALNLVLDFSFIERASESGAPKYMEWYGAFGLMVTLIWLYLEILRLLSKLASRN is encoded by the coding sequence ATGATGAATCTTTCAAAATCTTCAAATCCTGTTTTAAAAGAAAAAGCTTTTAGCAGGAACTATACAGCACAGTCGGATGTGATGACTGTACATGGAACAATAAACAAAACTGCTTTAATGTTGCTACTGGTAATTGCCGGTGCGGTATTTACCTGGAACAAATTTTTCGATGCCGGTGCAACTACCCTCGAAGGAGGTTTGGCAGCAGTTGGCCCTTGGTTGGCAATTGGCGGAATTGGTGGTTTTATTACCGTTTTAGTTACCGTTTTTCGCCCTCAGAGTTCGGGAATATCTGCACCGATATATGCTGTGTTTCAAGGCCTGTTTTTAGGTGGAATATCGGCCCTTTTCGAGGCGCAGTATTCTAATATTGTGATGCGTGCCGTAATGCTTACACTCGCCGTTTTTATGATGATGTTGTTTTTGTATCGCTCGGGAATCATTAAGGTTACAAAAAGATTTATGATGGGTGTTATGGCAGCCACAGCAGGTATTGCCTTGGTTTACTTTGTCAGTTTTATTGCCGGTATGTTTGGTGCCCAAATGTCATTTCTGCATGGTAATTCTAATCTCAGCATCGGAATTAGCCTGGTTGTTGTTGCCGTTGCGGCATTAAATCTGGTGCTCGATTTTTCATTTATCGAACGTGCTTCAGAATCCGGCGCTCCAAAATATATGGAATGGTACGGAGCATTTGGTTTAATGGTAACGCTCATCTGGTTATACCTTGAAATTTTGCGTTTGCTATCGAAATTAGCCAGCCGAAATTAA
- a CDS encoding type B 50S ribosomal protein L31, whose protein sequence is MKKEIHPKEYRLVAFKDMSNGHTFITRSTVDTKEKETIDGVEYPIYKLEISNTSHPFYTGKTKLVDTAGRVDKFMNRYGKHMENRKK, encoded by the coding sequence ATGAAAAAAGAAATTCATCCAAAGGAATACAGACTGGTAGCTTTTAAGGACATGTCGAACGGACATACTTTTATTACCCGCTCTACTGTTGATACAAAAGAGAAAGAAACTATCGACGGTGTTGAATACCCGATTTATAAACTGGAGATTTCAAACACTTCTCACCCGTTTTACACAGGTAAAACCAAACTTGTGGATACTGCAGGACGTGTTGATAAATTCATGAACCGTTACGGGAAACACATGGAGAATAGAAAGAAATAA
- a CDS encoding metal-sulfur cluster assembly factor — MDKRIDLIINNLKEVYDPEIPVNVYDLGLIYNVDIDENNQANILMTLTAPGCPVVDILVDDITQAAQSVDGVEKVDVELTFEPPWDKSMMSEEARLELGFF; from the coding sequence ATGGATAAAAGAATAGACTTAATAATAAATAACCTGAAAGAGGTTTACGACCCGGAGATTCCGGTAAACGTATACGACCTGGGACTGATTTACAATGTTGATATCGACGAAAATAACCAGGCCAATATATTAATGACACTTACTGCACCGGGCTGTCCGGTGGTTGATATTTTGGTAGATGATATTACGCAAGCTGCTCAATCGGTTGACGGTGTAGAAAAAGTTGATGTAGAATTAACGTTCGAACCACCATGGGATAAATCGATGATGAGCGAAGAAGCCCGGCTGGAACTGGGATTCTTTTAG
- a CDS encoding SufE family protein encodes MSMEEIQQEIIEEFSMYEDWMDKYGYLIELGNDLEDLDAKDKNDQNLIKGCQSRVWLVADMKDGKIYFRGESDAVIVKGLVALLLRVVSGRTPKELLETELHFIDDLGLKQHLSPTRSNGLLAMVKQIRLYAVAYSKIAG; translated from the coding sequence ATGAGCATGGAAGAAATTCAGCAGGAGATAATTGAGGAGTTTTCGATGTACGAAGACTGGATGGATAAATATGGATACCTGATTGAATTGGGAAACGATTTGGAAGATCTTGACGCGAAAGATAAAAATGACCAAAACCTTATAAAAGGATGCCAGTCGCGTGTATGGTTGGTAGCTGATATGAAGGATGGAAAAATTTACTTCCGTGGCGAAAGCGATGCCGTTATTGTAAAAGGTTTGGTAGCGCTGTTACTTCGTGTTGTTTCGGGGCGTACACCAAAAGAATTGCTTGAAACAGAGCTGCATTTCATCGACGATCTGGGATTAAAACAACACCTGTCGCCTACCCGTTCAAATGGACTGTTGGCCATGGTAAAACAAATTCGTTTATATGCTGTTGCTTATAGCAAGATTGCAGGATAA